atttacaacAATTAATTCATTAtagatctttttatttatttataaaatatataataataaatataaaatgagttgatattagaaatattttttaaaaaatttgttggCTTGGGATCTCAACCGGGCACACATAACTAGATCTGGCTTGACTGGAGTCTCCATGGGTTGGGCTATAGCTGTGCATGGCGGCGCCGGCGACATCTCCCGTTCACTGCCACATGACCGCCGCCAGCCCCGTGAGGAAGCCCTCCGCCACTGCCTTCAAATTGGCGTCGAAGCTCTTCAATCCAATTCGCCTCCTTTGGACGTGGTTGAGCTCGTGGTACAGTAATAACCGTAACGGTATTCTCTTCACTTTCTTCAAAGATTCTGTGATCTCATGCTTTTACTCTTCTGTATAGGTTCGTGAATTGGAGAATATTCCGCACTTCAATGCTGGTAGGGGTTCTGTGTTGACCTCCGAAGGCACAGTTGAAATGGAAGCTTCGATCATGGATGGCAACACTATGAGATGTGGTGCTGTTTCTGGTTTAACCACGGTTGTTAACGCCGTCTCTTTGGCTCGTCTTGTTATGGAGAAGACTCCTCATATATATCTTGCATTTGATGGAGCAGAGCAATTTGCAAGAGAACAAGTTAGGTCATCATTTCGttgttctttctttctttctgcATCAACATTATTACTTTATTGAGTTAATACTCAAATTCATACATGGAAAATACTCAGATTCTCCAAATTAGTTTCCTAAAGATTTGTTAATCATAATACAATTGTAAGTCAAATTGGTGCTTTTATAAGTTAGATGATGATGTGTCTGTGTCATGCGGCATGATGACATAGAATGCTACCACGTAATCACGTGTCACACAATGATTGGTCAACTAATTATAACCATGAACACGTCAACCAATTAATTTGTGACACATGGTATTAACCTGCTATGTCATCATCTAATTGTATGATTTAGAAGTTCAGATTTGAATGCATATGCTCGTAAATTGTTGTTTTGAGATGAATACTTGTAGCTTGTAGATACATCTTCATTGTCGAATATTTCAGGGTGTTGAGATAGTAGATTCAAGCCATTTCATTACTCCTGAAAATGTTGAGAGACTGAAGCTAGCAAAAGAAGCCAATAGGGTCCAGGTATTTGAATTTGCCTATGCTCTGTGCTTTTTAGGTGGGGTTATTAAGTATGCTGAATTTAAAGTCGAAAAGTAGCATATCTTATGTCACATAGATCACTTCAATTGTTTGTATTGATAACTTCAGATTGATTATAACGCCCAACCCATCCAAAATGATACTAAGAAGGAAAAGCCGTGTGCTAATGGGGATAGCCAAATTGGGACTGTCGGGTGTGTGGCTGTTGACAGTCATGGTAATCTAGCTTCTGCTACATCTACTGGAGGATTAGTGAACAAAATGGCTGGCAGAATCGGTGACACACCTGTCATAGGTGCCGGGACTTATGCCAATGAGCTTTGTGCAGTTTCAGCAACAGGCAAAGGTGAATCAATAATACGTGGGACGGTTGCAAGAGACGTGGCTGCCCTGATGGAGTTCAAAGGCCTCTCTCTCAAGGAAGCTGCTGATTGTGTTGTGCACGAGCGCACACCAAAGGGCACCGTTGGTTTGATCGCTGTGTCTGCTGCAGGAGAAGTTGTGATGTCTTTTAACACAACAGGCATGTTCCGTGGATGTGCTACCGAAGATGGCTACTCAGAGGTTGCTATTTGGTCTGATGCCCAAGTTGAGTAATCCTCATGTCTTTCCTGGTTTCAGAGCTTTATGTATCCTGACATCAGTAAATCTTTCTTACATGATTGATATCATAAGAAATTCTATCTCGAGTTACATAATGAAATACTATAGTTATGTTACGTCATCTATGATATAGTTTGTCCCGCATCTTGAATATGATCATATTCTATTATAATCCTGAGCTTTATGATGAAGTTCCTTGAAAATGAAGTTCCATTGCCGACTTCTTTGGCCTCATTTGTATGTGAAATATacaaattttattgattgtaaTATATGGTAAATGATGGTTTTCCTTATGCTGTATGATCAAGAACCTTCTTAACTGAAAAATGACCAGTGATCCTAAATGGTGAATGCCACATTAGGATCAAAATTTTCTCCACCTACGTGTACATTACCCTGCATTATTAAAATCCATAGTTGTGTAAACCTGAACTGTTTAGGTTTGTTGACTTGCAAGTTGCAACCAAGATGCTTTTGTAGGTAATTAAAAAACGATACAATTGATGAACTAATGACTAACCAATCAGGCTTTTGACTTTTTGTACAGTTATTCAGAAGTAGAATAATAAGTTAAATTTGAGTGCATCATCAAATTTCTTTCGTATCAGGTTCAATGATGGATCCGAATGCGTATGGAGTTTCAATGATTGGGACAAATAGAAAGTATGTGAGtgataaggaaaaaaaattcCAAGAATAAAAGACACAGCAGCAacgaaaagataaagataaaaagaacGAGTTAACAGTAAAATTAGTCTTTGAAAGAGAGATGATTCtccaaatttatttttgaaaaattgtatcaattaaattagtctttcaaagattacaaattaatcatttttattCTTCCGTCACTCAATTAATAGTTTTCGTCAACGATTGATGATATAGAATGTTAACTGACAGTATACATGACACATAGCATATTTGATTGGACGTTGAACAAatatgtttttgaaaatttattaatttagtctattttttcaattatataaAGTAATCCTAATATAACCTAACGACATTAAATTAAtagatttttataaatatatttgttcAGCATCCAATTGAATATAATAGGTATTATGTATAATGTGAGTTAACATTTCATATTATCAATCGTTGACGAAACTTGTTAATTGAGTGACTGaaggacaaaaataattaatttataatttttgaaggatcaatttaattgataaaatcTTTTAAGAATGAATTTGAAAAACGAGTCATTGATTCGGAactaatttgactattaactctAAAAAGGATAGTTGGAtagttatttttctatttacCTCCTGAGCACGTATCAGTGAGGAGGATGAGTTCCATGTATTGATTGTTGTGGTTGCCCCTCCGATGTGTCACAAAGcacaataattttttgttagatTGTTTTAACTTTTGTGTACTTACAGGTTAGAATCACCATATAGCTATTTCATCACAAAATAGAATAAGAGAGGGCACAAAAGGATTAGAAGGGAGTAATTGTATGGTGTTAGAGCTAGTTAAAGTAGTTACATTGTTATAGAAGTGCAATAGGTAGTAGAGGAGTTAAGTGCGTGTGTCAAAAAATAAAAGGGATGGAGTTGGCATGTTGTATCTTGA
Above is a genomic segment from Arachis stenosperma cultivar V10309 chromosome 1, arast.V10309.gnm1.PFL2, whole genome shotgun sequence containing:
- the LOC130946126 gene encoding isoaspartyl peptidase/L-asparaginase-like gives rise to the protein MGWAIAVHGGAGDISRSLPHDRRQPREEALRHCLQIGVEALQSNSPPLDVVELVVRELENIPHFNAGRGSVLTSEGTVEMEASIMDGNTMRCGAVSGLTTVVNAVSLARLVMEKTPHIYLAFDGAEQFAREQGVEIVDSSHFITPENVERLKLAKEANRVQIDYNAQPIQNDTKKEKPCANGDSQIGTVGCVAVDSHGNLASATSTGGLVNKMAGRIGDTPVIGAGTYANELCAVSATGKGESIIRGTVARDVAALMEFKGLSLKEAADCVVHERTPKGTVGLIAVSAAGEVVMSFNTTGMFRGCATEDGYSEVAIWSDAQVE